A stretch of DNA from Catenulispora acidiphila DSM 44928:
CGCACTGGCACAGTGCCCGCCTGGCGCCGGGCACCCGGCCGAGTTGTCAGTCGGTGATCGTAGAGTGCCAAGATCCGATCTCATCCGTCGCGCTCAGGAGCCCGCCCATGCCTATCGAACCCGTCATCCTGCACCGCACCGAGCAGCCTTACATCGGGATCACGCAGACGATCACGATGCAGACCTTCGACCAGGCAACCGCCCACATCCCGCAGCTGTTCGCCTGGCTCGACGCCCGCGGACTCGCCCCGGACGGACCCCCATTCCTCAAGCTCAACATCATCGACATGGAGCGGGAACTACAGGTCGAGGCGGGAGTCCCCATCGCCGACGGCACAACGCCCGACGACACCGTCCACTGCGGAACGCTGCCAGCCGGACGCTACCTCGCCCTCACCACCGTCGGTTCACCCGACGAGCACATCGCCGGGATCGCGGCCCTGTTCGACTGGGCCGACGCCCAAGGACTCGTCCTGGAGCGCTCCGAAACAGACGCCGGCTCCAAGTGGGCCGGCCGACTCGAAGAGCTGCTGACCGATCCGTCCCTGGAACCCGACCCGAACAAGCAGGAGATCCAGAACTTGTTCCTGCTCGTCGACTAACGCTGCAAAATCACAAGCTCTGCCTACCACAGGGATTCGCCGTGGATGACCCGCGCGATCATGATTTTGCCGGCGGGTGCTTCGGCGGTGAGCGCTTCGGCCAATGCTGTGTCGTAGTCGGCGTATTTGGCCGTCTCGTGGATGGGCAGGCTCTGCTGCGCCTGGGCATACACGACGTATTGGCCGTTGTACTTGGCACATGACGTTGGGTCGGTCTGGTGCTGACGCGCGGTCGGGGACCACTCGCGCAGCACCTGTCCGCCGGAGACGACTGCTGACTTCTCCAGGCAGTGCAGGCAGGACCGCGGGTTGTTGAAGACGCTGTACAGGGACTCGTCTGCTGCGAAGCCCCAGCCGCTGTCCTGGTCGGTGGGGGCGACCCAGGCGCGGCTGATTCTGTCCTGGTTGACGAAGATCCACTGTGCACGAGGCTCGTCGATGTCGAACGGATCCAGCCAGCCGGCCGTCGGGAACTCATAGCCGATGGCGGTGCTCATGGGATTCTCCCTAGTGAATCAGGGCCCTTGTTAAGGGTCCGACGTGGTGTCATCGTGGGCGGTGCCACCCCTCGTATGACGTCCAGGAGGTTGTCCATGAGCATTCGGCCCACTCGGCGACGCGCGGTCCTGGCGGCGGTCGCCGTCACAGTTTCCCTGACCGGTGCCGCGGGCGCGACGACGGCTTCCGCAGCTGTGCGTCCCGCGACGTTCATCGGTATCGAGGACGGCTACGGCCCGACTCTCGCCGACGCGCAGGCCACCGCCGGCGCCCAGATGAACGCCGACTACACCGGCTGCAAGCGGCCCTACTTCCTGGTCTCCGACGGCCAGATCGCTGACGGGACGTGGTGGGCCAGGGTCGAGGCGAACGGCTGCACCGGCTATCGCTGAAGCGTTACGGGGAAGTCCCTTGTGAAGCGTGTGCGGTATGTGGCCTAGCGCGCTCCGCTGCCGGCGAACTGCTTGACCAGCTCGGCACAGAAGGCCGGGAGGTCGTCCGGGTTGCGGCTGGTCACGAGGGTGCCGTCGACGCATACTTCCTGGTCCACCCAGGTGGCACCGGCGTTCTGCAGGTCGGTGCGCAGGCTGGGCCAGGAGGTGACGGTGCGGCCGCGGACCACGTCGGCCTCGGCCAGCATCCACGGGCCGTGGCAGATGACGCCGACCGGCTTGTCCGCCTCGAAGAAGGCCTGCACGAAGCGGACGCTGGGCGCGTCGGTGCGCAACCGGTCGGGGTTGGCGACGCCGCCGGGGATCACGAGGCCGTCGAATCCGGAGGGATCGGCAGCCGAGGCCTCGGTGTCGGAGCGGATCGTGCCGCCCTTCTCGTCGTGCTGCATCATCTGGATCTCGCCGACCTCCAGCGAGACCAGAGTCGGGGTGCCGCCGGCGTCCTTGACCGCCTTGAGCGGTTCGGTGAGCTCGGATTCCTCGACACCGTCGGTGAACAGGAACGCGATGTGCTTGCCCTGCAAGGTGTGCTCACTCATGACGTGCCTCCGGGTTCCATCCTTCGAGCAGATTGTCTCGTTCCGCGGGACAGTCGCTTCTTGATCACCCCGCGACCCGACCCTGGTGCCCTGTACCGTCGGTGACAAACGTGGGGAAAGTGCGCGCACTCGCAGCACAGAACAGCGTCCGTGGCAGCGCGGCGTACGCAGTATTGTGCTGTCCGGCCAAGTCACCGAGCAGTGCGTCCTGCATTAAGGAGCGAAGGGAGGTGGCGAACCGGTGAGCGGAGACGGGTGGGTCGAACGAAGCCTGGATTTGGATCCGCATTCCTCAGCGCCGCAGCTGGCCCGAGACTTCGTCGTCGAGACGCTTTCGGCGTGGCAGCTGGGGAGCTGGGAGGAGCCCGCGGTCCTGATCACCAGCGAACTGGTCACCAACGCGGTGCGCCACGCCGGCACCGAGCTGACGGTGCGCCTCCTGAAAGCTGTGTCGGAGATCACCATCGAAGTGGCCGACGGCGCGGCGGACCGGGTACCCCGCGTCGGTTCGTCCGAGGCCTCTGTGCCGGGCGGGGTCGGTCTGGTGATCGTCGGACGGCTGGCGCAGGCATGGGGCGTCGAGAAGCGCCGGAACGGCAAGTCTGTCTGGGCCAGACTGGCCGTGGACGTCCTTAGCCCTGAGCCCTGAGCCCTTAAGCAGACGTCGGAGCACTGTCGTGGATGACGAAGATGGACGTCACCCCGGCCAGCTCCAATACTCGCGCGACCGTCTGCGAGGGCACCAGCGAGAACGCTGTACCGGCCTGCGCGGCCTGGTTCAACGCGTTCACGGCCACCCGCAGGCCCATGGAGTCGAAGAACGTCACGCCCGTGCAGTCCAGGACCACGTCCCTGTCCGCCACCAGCGGCTCCAGCACGTCGCTGAGCTGCCCGGCCACGGACATGTCCACGTCCCCGGACACCTCGACCACGCTGACCCGGTCCTGCTCGCGGACCCGGTAGGAGAACTCCGGCATCGCACGCCCTCCAGCTGCTCTGACCCCGCACATGCATTCGATCTGTCGCGCGTCATTTTAGTCCACACAGTTTACTCGTGTAACCAAACCCCGCCCGAGGAAGTGGTTTCGCTCGCCGAGATGAGGGCAGCAGCATCCCCCGCGCCGTGAGGCCGCTCGTTCGGGGACAGGCGAGGCGAGATGAGTGAGGTGGGAGCTGGTCATGACACGTCTACGCCACAGCCGGACGCTGGATCCGGGCCTGCGCAGGATCCGGCACGGCAGCGGCTTCCGCTACGTGGACGCCGCGGGCGAGCCGGTCGACGCCGACACCAAGCAGCGGATCAAGGAACTGGTGATCCCGCCGGCCTGGGAGGACGTCTGGATCTGCCCCTGGCCCAACGGCCACATCCAAGCCACTGGCGTGGACGATGCCGGACGCCGCCAATACCTTTACCACCCCCAATGGCGGGAGCGTCGCGACCGGCTCAAGCACGACCACGCCCTGGAGTTCGCCCGCCGCCTGCCGAAGATCCGCGCCATCGTCGACGACGGCCTGGCCGGTGACGGACTGGGTCGCGAACGCGTGCTGTGCGCGGCGGTCGCGCTGCTGGACGTCGGTGTCTTTCGCATCGGCAATAACCAGTACGCGCAGGCCAACGGCTCGTATGGGCTATCGACTTTGCGCCGC
This window harbors:
- a CDS encoding STAS domain-containing protein, with translation MPEFSYRVREQDRVSVVEVSGDVDMSVAGQLSDVLEPLVADRDVVLDCTGVTFFDSMGLRVAVNALNQAAQAGTAFSLVPSQTVARVLELAGVTSIFVIHDSAPTSA
- a CDS encoding GyrI-like domain-containing protein; this translates as MPIEPVILHRTEQPYIGITQTITMQTFDQATAHIPQLFAWLDARGLAPDGPPFLKLNIIDMERELQVEAGVPIADGTTPDDTVHCGTLPAGRYLALTTVGSPDEHIAGIAALFDWADAQGLVLERSETDAGSKWAGRLEELLTDPSLEPDPNKQEIQNLFLLVD
- a CDS encoding type 1 glutamine amidotransferase domain-containing protein; protein product: MSEHTLQGKHIAFLFTDGVEESELTEPLKAVKDAGGTPTLVSLEVGEIQMMQHDEKGGTIRSDTEASAADPSGFDGLVIPGGVANPDRLRTDAPSVRFVQAFFEADKPVGVICHGPWMLAEADVVRGRTVTSWPSLRTDLQNAGATWVDQEVCVDGTLVTSRNPDDLPAFCAELVKQFAGSGAR
- a CDS encoding ATP-binding protein codes for the protein MSGDGWVERSLDLDPHSSAPQLARDFVVETLSAWQLGSWEEPAVLITSELVTNAVRHAGTELTVRLLKAVSEITIEVADGAADRVPRVGSSEASVPGGVGLVIVGRLAQAWGVEKRRNGKSVWARLAVDVLSPEP